Proteins encoded together in one Gadus chalcogrammus isolate NIFS_2021 chromosome 18, NIFS_Gcha_1.0, whole genome shotgun sequence window:
- the tecpr1a gene encoding tectonin beta-propeller repeat-containing protein 1 → MPVSLLWAVDVRGRVYRLSTGGQQWEQCHDTKLEFKRVTAATQCCWGIACDHNIYLNVHASDLSIRYQEETYENQRWNPVDGFSERLLPSDRWQWSDVSGLVHQPLDSFDLPSSGWEWEADWYADENFEAEPTEKGGWTYAMDFPATYTKDKKWNSCVRRRRWLRYRRYKARDSWAKIPSEQSALPDPVSDISCGGWEISEEPRGRLSLWAVSLQGKVWYREGIQHHNPEGSSWTEVPVPGEVVQISCGPGELVWAVLWEGQLVVREGIGRDCPSGTAWTVVDSPSTVGATGVAVGVNVVWAVTKDNKVWFRRGVNSHNPCGTGWIGMVGEMIMVNVGLNDQVWALGSAERGLYQRQGVTASELSGKAWRALSAPRDSERSHSSASTSSLHSAGCFFTGEVRGQSAASDADSDIERERAASGGSPVPATSDAHVGDPGHAPDPALDNAPLPPLAYLGDDAPPPNARSVPKVTSDSFISELLSDRPGAGGPSAAGLPAQEENGQPGPPPPPTTTSSSAPAPGLSSSQSRGPLWSNVDLEETQSQPDPVVEGAPGWAEPDRADTCSLSSVVTYSLALEEEPYGEDGPPMWAWVSGGGCAVDSHSQLNWFSGPGATGALVQSVQSMSLSISPGQTAAWHQQILEQLGQRSKREMENFKHYEQAVEQSVWVKKGTMQWWRDWKPHKWVDVRFALEQFSGPDGNKDGILFLYYNFNEEKKYLHAFVNEVTIFVPVLNDAKHTFAIYTAERTKQRWPIRLAASTELEMHDWLALLSVSCCDSRGIQGPPSKQAIWSVTCRGDIFVSEPSPALEALPYPTPCEQMFWRQVGGHLRLVEGNSVGVVWGIGYDHTAWVHTGGYGGGIFQGLASSTDNIYTQTDVKSVYIYENQRWNPVSGYTNRGLPTDRYMWSDASGLHECTKTHTTTPSPHWTWVSDWAVDYGVSEGTDREGWQYAADFPASYHGYKTLKDFVRRRRWARKCKLTTTGPWQEVPPIALSDVSILPCAAQSSVEVVPLWAISNKGDVLCRLGVTTLTPAGSSWLHVGTDQAFKSVSIGGASQVWAIARDGSVFFRGSVSTCNPAGECWYHIPSPPKQKLKQVSVGRTSICAVDENGNLWYRKDVTPSYPQGSSWEHISDNVRKVSVGPLDQVWIIADKVQGSHGLSCGTVCHRLGVQPLDPKGQSWDYGIGGGWDHVSIRGNSMDPPRICLPSLTDQSVPARGIPHPAHDPEGANGSAGGC, encoded by the exons ATGCCCGTGTCCTTGCTGTGGGCGGTGGACGTGCGTGGCCGCGTCTACCGCCTGTCGACGGGGGGGCAGCAGTGGGAGCAGTGCCATGACACCAAGCTGGAGTTCAAGCGCGTCACCGCAGCGACGCAGTGTTGCTGGGGCATCGCGTGCGACCACAACATCTACCTGAACGTCCACGCCTCGGACCTGTCCATCCGCTACCAGGAGGAGACCTACGAGAACCAG CGATGGAATCCCGTGGACGGATTCTCCGAGCGCCTGTTGCCCAGCGACCGCTGGCAGTGGAGTGATGTGTCGGGCCTGGTGCACCAGCCGCTGGACAGCTTCGACCTGCCCTCCAGCGGCTGGGAGTGGGAGGCCGACTGGTACGCCGACGAGAACTTTGAGGCAGAGCCCACCGAGAAAGGG GGCTGGACCTACGCCATGGATTTCCCGGCCACCTACACCAAGGACAAGAAGTGGAACTCCTGCGTGCGGCGCCGGCGCTGGTTGCGCTACAGAAGGTACAAGGCCAGAGACAGCTGGGCTAAG ATCCCCTCGGAGCAGTCGGCCCTCCCGGACCCCGTCAGTGACATCAGCTGTGGGGGCTGGGAGATCAGCGAGGAGCCCAGGGGCCGGCTCTCACTGTGGGCCGTGTCCCTGCAGggcaag gtgtGGTACCGGGAGGGCATCCAGCACCATAACCCTGAGGGCTCGTCCTGGACGGAGGTGCCGGTGCCCGGGGAGGTGGTGCAGATCAGCTGTGGGCCGGGGGAGCTGGTGTGGGCCGTGCTGTGGGAGGGTCAGCTGGTCGTCAGGGAGGGCATCGGCCGCGACTGCCCCAGCG GGACTGCCTGGACCGTAGTGGATTCTCCCAGCACTGTGGGAGCCACCGGCGTGGCAGTAGGGGTCAATGTGGTGTGGGCTGTAACCAAGGACAACAAG GTGTGGTTCAGGCGAGGTGTGAACTCCCACAACCCGTGTGGCACCGGCTGGATCGGCATGGTGGGGGAGATGATCATGGTCAACGTGGGCCTCAACGACCAG GTGTGGGCCCTGGGCAGCGCCGAGCGGGGCCTGTACCAGCGGCAGGGCGTCACCGCCAGCGAGCTGAGCGGGAAGGCGTGGCGAGCTCTGAGCGCGCCCAGAGACAGCGAGCGCTCGCACTCCAGCGCCAGCACAAGCAGCCtccacag CGCCGGCTGTTTCTTCACCGGCGAGGTGCGCGGCCAATCGGCGGCCAGCGACGCCGACTCTGACATCGAGCGGGAGCGGGCGGCCTCGGGGGGCTCCCCCGTCCCAGCAACCTCAGACGCTCACGTGGGggaccccggccacgcccctgACCCCGCCCTAGACaacgcccccctgcccccattGGCCTACCTCGGCGACGACGCCCCCCCGCCGAACGCCCGCAGCGTCCCCAAGGTGACCAGCGACAGCTTCATCTCTGAGCTCCTCTCCGACCGGCCCGGGGCCGGGGGCCCCTCAGCCGCCGGGCTCCCCGCCCAGGAGGAGAACGGCCAGCCGGggccaccgcccccccccaccaccacctcctcctccgctccgGCGCCGGGCCTCTCCTCCAGCCAGTCCAGGGGCCCGCTCTGGAGCAACGTGGACCTGGAGGAGACCCAGAGCCAGCCGGACCCTGTGGTGGAGGGGGCCCCCGGCTGGGCGGAGCCGGACCGCGCAGACACCTGCAGCCTGTCGTCCGTGGTGACCTACTccctggccctggaggaggagccctACGGGGAGGACGGACCCCCCATGTGGGCCTGGGTCAGCGGCGGGGGCTGCGCCGTGGACTCCCACTCTCAGCTCAACTGGTTCAGCGGCCCCGGGGCCACTGGCG CGTTGGTCCAGTCGGTCCAGAGCATGAGCCTGTCCATCAGCCCGGGCCAGACGGCGGCCTGGCACCAGCAGATCCTGGAGCAGCTGGGCCAGAGGtccaagagagagatggagaacttCAAACACTATGAGCAGGCTGTGGAGCAG TCGGTGTGGGTGAAGAAGGGCACCATGCAGTGGTGGAGGGACTGGAAGCCCCACAAGTGGGTGGATGTGCGCTTCGCCCTGGAGCAGTTCTCCGGCCCGGACGGCAACAAGGACGgcatcctcttcctctactaCAACTTCAATGAGGAGAAGAag TACCTGCATGCCTTTGTCAATGAGGTGACCATCTTCGTGCCGGTGCTGAATGACGCTAAACACACGTTCGCCATCTACACAGCAGAAAGGACCAAGCAGAGGTGGCCCATCCGGTTGGCCGCCTCCACAGAGCTAGAGATGCACGACTGG CTGGCTTTGTTGAGCGTGTCTTGCTGTGACTCCAGGGGGATCCAGGGTCCCCCCTCCAAACAGGCCATCTGGTCGGTCACCTGCAGGGGGGACATCTTCGTCAGCGAGCCCAGCCCCGCCCTGGAGGCATTGccctaccccaccccctgcGAGCAAAT GTTCTGGCGGCAGGTGGGGGGGCACCTTCGCCTGGTGGAGGGCAACAGCGTAGGGGTGGTGTGGGGCATCGGCTACGACCACACCGCCTGGGTGCACACCGGCGGCTACGGAGGCGGCATCTTCCAGGGCCTGGCCAGCAGCACGGACAACATCTACACCCAAACGGACGTCAAGAGCGTCTACATCTATGAGAACCAGCGGTGGAACCCGGTTTCAGGCTACACCAACAG AGGTCTTCCAACGGACCGATACATGTGGAGCGATGCTTCTGGTCTGCATGAGTGCACCAAGACACATACCACAACCCCCTCCCCGCACTGGACATGG GTGTCTGATTGGGCGGTGGACTACGGTGTCTCCGAAGGGACAGACCGAGAGGGATGGCAGTACGCTGCAGATTTCCCTGC gTCCTACCACGGCTATAAGACCTTGAAGGACTTTGTGCGTAGGAGGCGATGGGCCAG GAAGTGTAAACTGACCACCACAGGGCCATGGCAGGAAGTCCCGCCCATTGCTTTGAGTGACGTGAGCATCCTCCCTTGTGCTGCTCAGAGCAGCGTGGAGGTGGTACCGTTGTGGGCCATCAGCAACAAGGGAGACGTGTTGTGTCGACTTGGGGTCACCACGCTGACACCTGCC GGGTCGTCATGGCTACACGTGGGAACGGACCAGGCCTTCAAGTCAGTCTCCATCGGAGGGGCCAGCCAGGTGTGGGCCATCGCCAGGGACGGCTCCGTCTTCTTCAGGGGTTCTGTGTCCACCTGCAATCCTGCAG GAGAGTGCTGGTACCACATCCCTTCGCCGCCAAAACAGAAGTTGAAGCAGGTCTCAGTAGGAAGGACCTCCATCTGCGCTGTGGATGAAAACG GTAACCTGTGGTACCGTAAGGACGTGACTCCCAGCTACCCCCAGGGATCCTCCTGGGAGCACATCTCTGACAACGTCCGCAAGGTCTCCGTCGGCCCTCTGGATCAG GTGTGGATCATCGCCGACAAGGTGCAGGGCAGCCACGGTCTGAGCTGTGGGACGGTGTGTCATCGGCTGGGAGTCCAGCCCCTGGACCCCAAAGGACAGTCCTGGGACTACGGCATAGGG GGTGGATGGGACCACGTCTCCATCAGAGGGAACTCCATGGATCCGCCGCGGATCTGCCTGCCCTCTCTAACAGACCAATCAGTGCCCGCTCGTGGCATTCCACACCCCGCCCACGACCCAGAGGGAGCCAATGGCAGCGCTGGGGGATGCTAG
- the bhlha15 gene encoding class A basic helix-loop-helix protein 15 produces the protein MKSKGKALKSSMRPWSDASPAPALEDPEDTEVEEEEEAGTSSEQEEGDSEASAPAGGSWRGSLRSKGRRNGAAGGEGRGGGGGRRQRQRGAPSTERNVRRLESNERERQRMHKLNNAFQALRESIPHIKTEKKLSKIETLTLAKNYIKSLTTIILGMTGACLPDGQAQAEEAKLLQCYQRHLEEEGEEGLTQFLTHTHSFSQGS, from the coding sequence ATGAAGTCCAAAGGTAAGGCTCTGAAGTCGTCCATGAGGCCGTGGTCCGACGCCAGCCCGGCCCCGGCACTGGAGGACCCGGAGGAcaccgaggtggaggaggaggaggaggccggcaCGTCCAGCGAGCAGGAGGAGGGTGACTCCGAGGCCTCGGCGCCCGCCGGCGGCTCGTGGCGGGGCTCCCTGCGGAGCAAGGGCCGACGCAACGGGGCCGCCGGCGGCGAGggacgggggggcggcgggggccgcCGACAGCGCCAGCGGGGGGCGCCCTCCACGGAGCGCAACGTCCGCCGGCTGGAGAGCAACGAGCGGGAGCGGCAGCGCATGCACAAGCTGAACAACGCCTTCCAGGCGCTGCGCGAGTCCATCCCCCACATCAAGACGGAGAAGAAGCTGTCCAAGATCGAGACGCTGACGCTGGCCAAGAACTACATCAAGTCGCTCACCACCATCATCCTGGGGATGACCGGGGCCTGCCTGCCCGATGGACAGGCGCAGGCGGAGGAGGCCAAGCTGCTGCAGTGCTACCAGAGGcacctggaggaggaaggggaggagggcctCACCCAGTTCCTCACCCACACGCATAGCTTCAGCCAGGGCAGCTAA
- the LOC130371823 gene encoding uncharacterized protein LOC130371823, with protein MNETHRTQVGYTKDGACSAVSLDGHQNDWLNTKGRGPSGNVGDHIRRRNEELQFWISSSQVTQADEGGLAPSWPQRRSLVSWSKSGRGRQPSWPLPSPSSLTAMPRQLCFLERSKSICHLRDPLGTCHGGGLGVEWEREADWIKLSATEEELYSWIMQNKREAIVAKPQHTLPMILYADDCTVLPQKLDNAYYPGGDEDSTNGNVGYHTSHASDVCCGLENLNSKWCRVLSLDSPDEGRWEENLSGNRNTATSPTLQDPVGDQRPVRRVSFCDEVLVYLFDQESPTRPQPSLSSVSYDEYPSTPSSYPNNHQDLALDHGFEWEDDFTALDWATPTKTNCPPGREHSDPSPQRFHTLPQQRTPWRYQLPKTCLVLTHVPESDLEDLGL; from the exons atgaatgaaacgcaCAGAACGCAAG TGGGATATACCAAGGACGGAGCCTGCTCTGCTGTATCACTGGATGGGCACCAGAATGATTGGTTGAATACCAAGGGGCGTGGCCCCAGTGGCAACGTGGGCGACCACATCAGAAGAAG GAATGAGGAGCTCCAGTTCTGGATCAGCTCAAGCCAGGTGACCCAGGCTGACGAGGGGGGCCTGGCACCCAGCTGGCCCCAGAGAAGGTCCTTGGTCTCCTGGTCAAAGAGCGGAAGGGGGCGCCAGCCAAGCTGGCCGTTgccatctccctcctccctgaccGCCATGCCTAGGCAACTGTGTTTCCTGGAGCGATCAAAGTCAATCTGCCATCTGAGAGATCCTTTAGGAACATGCCatggggggggtttgggggtagagtgggagagagaagcaGACTGGATCAAACTCAGCGCCACAGAAGAGGAGCTGTACAGTTGgatcatgcaaaataaaagaGAAGCGATTGTCGCTAAACCTCAGCATACACTTCCAATGATTCTCTATGCTGATGACTGCACCGTTCTGCCACAGAAACTTGATAACGCATATTACCCTGGAGGGGATGAGGATTCTACCAATGGAAATGTTGGCTACCACACGTCTCATGCCAGTGATGTCTGCTGTGGATTGGAGAACTTAAACTCGAAATGGTGCAGAGTTCTTTCATTGGACAGTCCTGATGAAGGACGGTGGGAGGAGAACTTGTCAGGGAACAGAAACACAGCGACAAGTCCCACTCTTCAGGACCCTGTGGGAGACCAGAGGCCAGTGAGGCGCGTGTCCTTCTGTGATGAGGTCCTTGTCTATCTGTTTGATCAA GAAAGCCCCACCAGGCCACAGCCAAGCCTGTCCTCAGTGTCCTACGATGAGTACCCCTCCACACCAAGCAGCTATCCTAACAACCATCAGGACTTGGCCTTGGACCATG GCTTTGAATGGGAGGATGATTTTACCGCCCTGGACTGGGCGACTCCCACCAAGACAAACTGCCCCCCGGGGAGGGAACACTCGGATCCCAGTCCCCAGCGCTTCCACACACTGCCTCAGCAGCGGACCCCGTGGAGATACCAGCTCCCCAAGACCTGCCTGGTCCTCACCCACGTCCCCGAATCAGACCTGGAGGACCTGGGGCTGTAG